The Cucurbita pepo subsp. pepo cultivar mu-cu-16 unplaced genomic scaffold, ASM280686v2 Cp4.1_scaffold001051, whole genome shotgun sequence genome includes the window TGCAATCCCCAACAACTCACAAGAGGCAAACCACTCACCTAAAGAACTTCTCCCCCTCCCACTAACAATGAACACAGTATTACAGGGATCATTGCAAAGCGTAGTCAAGACAGAGATAATTTCAGGGCTCGGTGTCTTAATTATAGAGCTCTGTGGAATGATAGTGCCATCGTAATCCAAAAATATCGCCCTTCTATGAGTTCTTTTGTAAGCTGAGACAATGTGATCAATTGTTAACTTCCTAAACTCAGGAGAAAGGGAAACAACTCTAAAACGCAGACCCAAACCAATTCCCCAGCACCGTTTACTATAGTGATCTTGACATGCTCTGACTAAATCTTGCATAAAACTACGAGACCAATACCCTATATCATGGGTACTGACATAACGATAATGTTTCTCATGCCGCAGCTGCTTCTCGGACTCCTGCATGGTCATGGCTAGTTCCAAGGCATCGGCAACAGCATCAATGTCCCAAGGGTTAACCCTGATGGCTCCACTTAAAGAAGGCGAGCAACCAATAAACTCAGACACTACAAGCATACTCGTCCGAGGGGAACCAATTTGTAAGCCCATAGCCTCATCCATAAGAGGAGTTCCTTGCCTACAGACAATATACTTGTATGGAACCAAATTCATACCATCCCTTACAGCACTCACTATGCAGCATTCTGCTAAAGCATAATAAGCAGTCTTCTCAAAACGTGGAACAGGGCGGTCAATCAGAATTACTGGTTTGTAGTTATTTGAACCGTAAGCTTCATTGATCCTTTCAGCAGCCGCGTAGGTTTCCTTCTGAGCTTCATAAACGTCTTTCCCTGAACCCCTTGCAGGGTTCACTATTTGAACTAGGATTATTTTGCCCCGCAACTCAGGACGTTGCCGTAAGAGCTGTTCCACAGCGAGAAGCTTCAGGCTTATACCCTTGAAAATGTCCATGTCATCAATACCAAGTATTAATTTCTTCCCCATGAATTGATCTCGAATTTCTCTGACTTTCGCAAATGTAGATGGAAGATTCATCACCGATTCCAGCCGACCCATGTGAATGCCTACAGGCAGAATTTTGATATATACCGTGCGGCCATAATAATCTAGTCCAATATGTCCCCGCTTAGATTCATAGTCCAAGCCCAACATTCTGCTGCAGCATGAGAGGAAGTGGCGAGCATAATCAAACGTATGAAAACCAACTAAATCACAGTTTAATAGGCCACGGAGAATCTCATCCCGAACTGGTAAAGTTCGATAGATTTCTGAAGACGGAAACGGGCTATGCAGAAAAAATCCGAGTTTAACTCGATTGTAACGCTTCCTCAGGAACGTTGGAAGAAGCATCAAATGATAATCATGAACCCAAACAGAATCTTCCTCAGAATTGATGATTTCCATCACCTTGTCAGCAAATAGTTTATTCGCAGAAACATAGGCTTGCCAAAGCTGCCGATCAAAGCGATCACCGTGCTCTGGGCACATGGGTAGCATGTAATGGAATAAGGGCCATAGCTGCTGTTTACAGAATCCAAGATAAAATTTCTTCTGTAGATCATAAGGAAGAAATGTAGGCACACAGTTAAAATTGTCGAACAACTTCTGAGCAACCTCTTCCTGTTCGTTGGCGTCGATTTCAACCTTGAGGGAACCTATGTATATAACCTCCATCTCAGGTGAAAACCCATCCTTTAGCTGCAATAAAATTGAATCCTCGTCTAAACTGAAGCACCATTTGCCAGATTGACCATCTTTTTTAGCTTGCAAGGGCAACATATTCATAACTATGATTTTCCGCTCACGGCATACAGATGAAGACTCCGAATCTCCGTCATTACTCCCATAATCATCCAATTCAGAAATAATTCCAGGAACAGTCATTACCCGTGGCAAGGACCTAGGCATACGAGGGACATCCAGTAAGTCTCCAGAAGCCAGGCCCAAAAAGTTTGTGGGTGATCTTGATGCCATGGGTTTCGACTATTTTTACTCGTAGTAGCCAATCATAAGGAAGAACCAGAAGACAAAAACTTGATCTGCAAGTAAAGTGCAATGACCCTCAAACCTACATAAAGGGCAACAAAAATTCACGAACTTTATGTTAGATCAGAAACTCTGAGCACCCAAGTAGAAAATCAAGTAGGCACGAACTATATGTGCTAGAAAACTAGATTCGATATCTAACAAACAATTACAACATCCAGAGTGGAGTTGCAAGGAACCAAATCAACCACAAACAGCAGAAGGACCTAGAAGAAATTATTCTAGCTAATTATTATCAGAAACGAGATGGTTCATGAATATGTANNNNNNNNNNNNNNNNNNNNNNNNNNNNNNNNNNNNNNNNNNNNNNNNNNNNNNNNNNNNNNNNNNNNNNNNNNNNNNNNNNNNNNNNNNNNNNNNNNNNNNNNNNNNNNNNNNNNNNNNNNNNNNNNNNNNNNNNNNNNNNNNNNNNNNNNNNNNNNNNNNNNNNNNNNNNNNNNNNNNNNNNNNNNNNNNNNNNNNNNNNNNNNNNNNNNNNNNNNNNNNNNNNNNNNNNNNNNNNNNNNNNNNNNNNNNNNNNNNNNNNNNNNNNNNNNNNNNNNNNNNNNNNNNNNNNNNNNNNNNNNNNNNNNNNNNNNNNNNNNNNNNNNNNNNNNNNNNNNNNNNNNNNNNNNNNNNNNNNNNNNNNNNNNNNNNNNNNNNNNNNNNNNNNNNNNNNNNNNNNNNNNNNNNNNNNNNNNNNNNNNNNNNNNNNNNNNNNNNNNNNNNNNNNNNNNNNNNNNNNNNNNNNNNNNNNNNNNNNNNNNNNNNNNNNNNNNNNNNNNNNNNNNNNNNNNNNNNNNNNNNNNNNNNNNNNNNNNNNNNNNNNNNNNNNNNNNNNNNNNNNNNNNNNNNNNNNNNNNNNNNNNNNNNNNNNNNNNNNNNNNNNNNNNNNNNNNNNNNNNNNNNNNNNNNNNNNNNNNNNNNNNNNNNNNNNNNNNNNNNNNNNNNNNNNNNNNNNNNNNNNNNNNNNNNNNNNNNNNNNNNNNNNNNNNNNNNNNNNNNNNNNNNNNNNNNNNNNNNNNNNNNNNNNNNNNNNNNNNNNNNNNNNNNNNNNNNNNNNNNNNNNNNNNNNNNNNNNNNNNNNNNNNNNNNNNNN containing:
- the LOC111786124 gene encoding probable alpha,alpha-trehalose-phosphate synthase [UDP-forming] 9 — protein: MASRSPTNFLGLASGDLLDVPRMPRSLPRVMTVPGIISELDDYGSNDGDSESSSVCRERKIIVMNMLPLQAKKDGQSGKWCFSLDEDSILLQLKDGFSPEMEVIYIGSLKVEIDANEQEEVAQKLFDNFNCVPTFLPYDLQKKFYLGFCKQQLWPLFHYMLPMCPEHGDRFDRQLWQAYVSANKLFADKVMEIINSEEDSVWVHDYHLMLLPTFLRKRYNRVKLGFFLHSPFPSSEIYRTLPVRDEILRGLLNCDLVGFHTFDYARHFLSCCSRMLGLDYESKRGHIGLDYYGRTVYIKILPVGIHMGRLESVMNLPSTFAKVREIRDQFMGKKLILGIDDMDIFKGISLKLLAVEQLLRQRPELRGKIILVQIVNPARGSGKDVYEAQKETYAAAERINEAYGSNNYKPVILIDRPVPRFEKTAYYALAECCIVSAVRDGMNLVPYKYIVCRQGTPLMDEAMGLQIGSPRTSMLVVSEFIGCSPSLSGAIRVNPWDIDAVADALELAMTMQESEKQLRHEKHYRYVSTHDIGYWSRSFMQDLVRACQDHYSKRCWGIGLGLRFRVVSLSPEFRKLTIDHIVSAYKRTHRRAIFLDYDGTIIPQSSIIKTPSPEIISVLTTLCNDPCNTVFIVSGRGRSSLGEWFASCELLGIAAEHGHFIRWGGTSEWETSPLSSDLDWIKIVEPVMRLYMEATDGSSIESKESALVWHHQDADSDFGSCQAKELLNHLENVLANEPAVVKRGQHIVEVKPQGVSKGLVAEKVLSRMVDSGRPPDFVMCIGDDRSDEDMFESILSTVSSPSLPSAPEIFACTVGRKPSKAKFYLDDTSDVVRLLQCLASSSCSRSRQLPQMRVCFESVF